A DNA window from Paenibacillus andongensis contains the following coding sequences:
- a CDS encoding SDR family NAD(P)-dependent oxidoreductase, giving the protein MDGVAIVTGAGGGIGRAASIKLSQAGFKVVAVDFNTMTGEETVKLILEQGGEGMFVQADVSKEEDVERYTKMAMDAYGRIDVFFNNAGILQKFSLIEDLDTSDFDRMMNVNVRGVFLGLKKVLKVMNGQGFGSIINTASTAGLRAEHSMAAYTASKHAVIGLTKAAAIEYVRKGVRVNAICPGGVDTALTQSVPMMMQESGYTPEEFPNMRLGRFAEPSEIAEMVVFLASDKSSYMTGSIIVVDGGLTL; this is encoded by the coding sequence ATGGATGGGGTCGCGATCGTGACAGGAGCCGGCGGAGGTATTGGCCGTGCTGCTTCAATTAAGTTATCCCAAGCAGGATTCAAGGTCGTCGCCGTCGACTTTAACACCATGACGGGCGAAGAGACGGTTAAACTCATCCTCGAACAAGGCGGAGAAGGCATGTTTGTTCAAGCAGACGTCTCCAAGGAAGAGGATGTTGAACGATATACGAAGATGGCCATGGATGCGTACGGTCGAATCGACGTCTTTTTTAACAACGCCGGTATTCTGCAGAAGTTCTCGCTGATCGAGGATCTTGATACATCCGATTTCGATCGCATGATGAACGTTAACGTTCGGGGTGTTTTCCTTGGATTGAAGAAAGTGCTTAAGGTAATGAACGGCCAAGGGTTCGGTTCGATCATTAACACAGCGTCGACCGCAGGATTGCGTGCCGAGCATAGTATGGCCGCTTATACCGCAAGCAAGCACGCCGTCATCGGTCTGACGAAAGCAGCGGCGATTGAATATGTACGCAAGGGTGTTCGCGTGAATGCCATATGCCCAGGTGGTGTCGATACGGCGCTGACTCAGTCCGTTCCTATGATGATGCAGGAATCCGGGTATACACCTGAAGAGTTCCCTAACATGCGGCTCGGGCGATTCGCAGAACCTTCCGAGATTGCGGAGATGGTCGTGTTCCTGGCGTCTGACAAGTCCAGCTATATGACAGGCTCGATTATCGTGGTGGACGGCGGATTGACGCTGTAA
- a CDS encoding alpha/beta hydrolase has translation MKRSAHLIDPELKAYADSLPDGGLTREVLPYVIELLGNQIRPLPEDLPLTVSEKFVPGPEGAPEVRVLVFTPTNTSTPRPGYLYIHGGGMVMGSPEADQVDTAEMAVALGCSIVSVDYRLAPQTRHPGPIEDCYAALFWMYNHAEELGIDPNRIAIGGESAGGGLAASLSLLARDRGEVPIIFQRIAAPMLDDRTCIAEPHPYNGEYMWTAESNRFGWTSYLGHEPGIDGVSYYASASRAEDLTRLPATFITVGALDLFLDESMEYAQRLIRAGVPTELHVYPGAFHGSPAVNDARISKNEQQARFDALHRAFYG, from the coding sequence AAACGAAGTGCTCATCTGATTGACCCGGAATTAAAGGCATATGCGGACTCGTTGCCTGATGGGGGATTAACTAGGGAAGTATTACCCTATGTCATTGAACTCTTAGGAAACCAAATTAGGCCGCTTCCGGAGGATTTACCACTCACAGTATCGGAAAAGTTTGTTCCCGGTCCCGAGGGGGCTCCGGAAGTACGAGTCCTCGTATTTACGCCAACTAATACAAGTACTCCGCGACCCGGTTATTTATATATCCATGGTGGGGGCATGGTGATGGGGTCTCCGGAAGCTGACCAGGTAGACACTGCGGAAATGGCAGTAGCACTCGGATGCAGTATCGTATCCGTCGACTATCGATTGGCACCGCAAACTCGCCACCCTGGACCAATCGAGGATTGTTACGCTGCACTCTTTTGGATGTACAACCATGCGGAAGAATTAGGCATTGATCCGAACCGCATAGCGATTGGAGGGGAGAGTGCCGGCGGAGGTCTCGCAGCTTCCCTTTCCTTGCTCGCTCGTGACCGAGGTGAAGTGCCAATTATTTTTCAACGAATTGCAGCTCCTATGCTGGATGATCGTACATGTATAGCAGAACCTCACCCATACAACGGTGAATATATGTGGACGGCAGAAAGCAATCGTTTCGGGTGGACTTCATATCTGGGACATGAACCGGGTATTGATGGCGTATCTTACTATGCTTCAGCATCCCGGGCCGAGGACCTGACCAGGCTGCCGGCAACGTTCATCACTGTAGGAGCCCTTGATCTTTTTCTGGATGAGAGTATGGAATATGCCCAACGCTTAATCCGCGCAGGAGTGCCTACGGAACTACATGTCTATCCAGGCGCATTTCATGGCTCCCCCGCAGTGAATGATGCCCGGATTTCAAAAAACGAGCAGCAAGCGCGTTTTGATGCTTTGCACCGTGCATTTTATGGATAA